Within the Saccharopolyspora gloriosae genome, the region GAGTGCGGTTTCCGGCGCGTGGTCGAAACGCCGATGACCTTCGTACGTGCAGGTCATGGCTCAATTATGAGCAATTGTTCGCTTCGGGCGCTACTCGCTTTCCGGCCGCCGGGATCGGGATGCCCCGCTAGCGGGCGAGCGTCGTTCCAGGCCGCGCGAACAGCCGCGCGGCATCCCGTCCGAGCTCGCCCGGGCGCGGGATCACGCGACGGCTGCTCGCGTTTGGCCCTTCACCACGGGAGCGAGCCGTCCACGTCGAAGTACCCGCCGGTGGGGCCGTGCCGATCGATCCGCGCCATCCGGACGATGATCTCGGCGCCCTCCTCGACGCTCTGCGTGCCGCGGTGGTCGTTCAGGTCGGTCGCGGTGAAGCCCGGTTCGACGCTGTTGATCCGCATGTGCGGGAACGCTTTCGCGTACTGCACGGTGATCATGTTGACCGCGGACTTCGACGCCGGGTAGGCGAGACCCGGGTATTGGTACGTCGGCGTCCCCGGGGAGCTGACGAGGGTCTTCGAGGCGAGCCCGCTGCTCACGTTCACCACGACCGGATTCGCGGACGCGTGCAACAGCGGCAGGAACGCGTGGCTGACGCGCACGGTGCCGAACACGTTCGTCTCGAACAGCCGCCGCATCAGGTCGGCCGTGACCTCGGCGGTGGGGGTCGGATCGTCTTCGATACCGGCGTTGTTGACGAGCACGTCGAGCCCGCCGTCGGCTCCCACGGTCTCCGCGGCGGCGGCGACGGACGCGTCGTCGGTGACGTCGAGCACGATGGGCCGTGCTCCGATCCGCTCCGCGGCCCGCCGCCCGCGTTCCGGATCGCGAGCGGCGGCGTACACGATGTGGCCCGCCTCGACGAGCCTGCGTGCGGTCTCGTGGCCGAGGCCCTTGTTCGCCCCGGTGATGAGTGTCGTCGTCATGCCTCCAGGTTCGGCCCGGCCGCCGGGTCCTGCCAGGAGTCCGGTCTTCCTGGGACCACCGGTGCCAGGTGGCCCGAAGCGGATCGGCGCACAGTGGAGGGCATGGCGACGGAGGAGTTCGGGCGGGCGGTGCGGCGCTGGCGGGATCGGGTGTCCCCGGAGTCGG harbors:
- a CDS encoding SDR family NAD(P)-dependent oxidoreductase, translating into MTTTLITGANKGLGHETARRLVEAGHIVYAAARDPERGRRAAERIGARPIVLDVTDDASVAAAAETVGADGGLDVLVNNAGIEDDPTPTAEVTADLMRRLFETNVFGTVRVSHAFLPLLHASANPVVVNVSSGLASKTLVSSPGTPTYQYPGLAYPASKSAVNMITVQYAKAFPHMRINSVEPGFTATDLNDHRGTQSVEEGAEIIVRMARIDRHGPTGGYFDVDGSLPW